In a genomic window of Sutcliffiella sp. FSL R7-0096:
- a CDS encoding glycerophosphodiester phosphodiesterase family protein, whose amino-acid sequence MKNIKKAFKYIGIGIIILIVFMFLNNTSLFMERENVEAKYLAHRGVHQTFTMEDITRDACTAERIFEPEHAYIENTIASMEEAFRLGADIVELDVHPTTDGEFAVFHDWTLECRTDGAGVTREHSMEELRQLDVGHGYTADGGKTYPFRGKGIGLIPTLKEVLEQFPNQELLIHIKSDDPKEGELLADYLEKNTVNGMEQLTVYGGDQPISSLKNMVPDMRVMSKGSMKSCLIPYLAIGWTGYVPEACEGTQLHVPEKIGPFLWGWSGKFHERMEKVDTRVVIVAGDGGFSEGFDSKEDLERIPDYFSGYIWTNRIEVLSGR is encoded by the coding sequence TTGAAGAACATCAAAAAAGCGTTCAAGTATATTGGGATCGGTATTATCATTTTGATAGTTTTTATGTTTTTAAATAACACCTCTCTCTTTATGGAAAGAGAGAATGTTGAAGCGAAGTATCTTGCTCATAGGGGCGTGCATCAAACGTTTACGATGGAGGATATTACCCGGGATGCATGCACCGCAGAACGTATCTTTGAGCCTGAACATGCCTATATCGAAAACACTATCGCTTCCATGGAAGAGGCGTTTCGACTTGGAGCAGACATAGTAGAATTGGATGTTCATCCAACAACGGATGGAGAATTTGCCGTATTTCATGATTGGACATTGGAATGCCGTACAGACGGTGCGGGGGTGACCCGCGAGCATTCCATGGAGGAACTGCGTCAATTGGATGTTGGGCATGGTTATACCGCAGATGGTGGCAAAACATACCCATTCCGAGGAAAAGGAATAGGACTCATTCCTACACTTAAAGAAGTGTTGGAACAATTTCCGAATCAAGAGCTACTGATCCACATTAAAAGTGATGATCCCAAAGAGGGGGAGCTGCTAGCGGACTATCTGGAAAAGAACACCGTTAATGGCATGGAACAATTAACCGTGTATGGAGGAGACCAACCTATCTCTAGCTTAAAAAACATGGTGCCTGATATGAGAGTGATGTCCAAAGGATCGATGAAGAGTTGCCTGATCCCATACCTTGCCATTGGATGGACGGGCTATGTTCCTGAAGCATGTGAAGGAACACAACTTCATGTACCTGAAAAGATTGGCCCATTTCTATGGGGATGGTCCGGCAAGTTTCACGAACGTATGGAAAAAGTAGATACAAGGGTGGTTATTGTTGCTGGGGATGGAGGTTTCTCCGAAGGATTTGATTCGAAAGAGGATCTGGAGAGAATACCTGATTATTTCTCGGGATACATTTGGACGAACCGGATAGAGGTACTAAGTGGTAGATAA
- the minD gene encoding septum site-determining protein MinD, whose protein sequence is MGEAIVITSGKGGVGKTTTSANIGTALALQGKRVCLIDTDIGLRNLDVVMGLENRIIYDLVDVIEGRCKTHQALINDKRFECLKLLPAAQTSDKSAVKPDQMKKLVMELKQDYDYIIIDCPAGIEQGFQNAIAGADRAIVVTTPEVSSVRDADRIIGLLEKEENIQPPRLVVNRIRNHMVKNGEMLDVDEIVSILAIDIIGIVADDDSVIRASNSGEPIVMDPTSKASIAYRNIARRILGESVPLQSLEDENKGVMFKIKKFFGVR, encoded by the coding sequence GTGGGAGAGGCTATCGTAATTACTTCCGGTAAAGGTGGAGTCGGCAAAACGACAACTTCTGCAAATATAGGAACGGCTCTTGCATTACAAGGAAAAAGAGTATGTTTGATAGATACAGATATTGGGTTAAGAAATCTCGATGTTGTCATGGGACTTGAGAACCGTATCATTTATGATCTGGTCGACGTCATTGAAGGTCGTTGCAAAACACATCAGGCCTTGATCAATGATAAACGCTTCGAATGCCTGAAGCTCTTGCCTGCAGCGCAAACAAGTGATAAGTCGGCTGTAAAACCGGATCAAATGAAAAAACTAGTGATGGAACTGAAGCAGGACTATGATTATATCATCATAGACTGTCCTGCTGGTATCGAGCAGGGCTTCCAGAATGCCATTGCCGGTGCTGACAGAGCCATCGTTGTCACAACACCTGAAGTATCTTCTGTACGTGATGCAGACCGTATTATCGGATTGCTCGAGAAAGAGGAAAACATCCAACCTCCTCGTCTTGTTGTCAATCGTATTCGAAACCATATGGTAAAGAACGGCGAGATGCTTGATGTAGATGAAATTGTATCCATACTTGCAATCGATATCATTGGTATCGTTGCAGATGACGATAGTGTCATCCGCGCATCTAACAGTGGGGAACCGATTGTCATGGATCCGACAAGCAAAGCGTCCATCGCGTATCGTAACATTGCAAGACGCATTTTGGGTGAATCCGTGCCGTTGCAATCCCTTGAAGATGAAAACAAAGGCGTTATGTTTAAAATAAAAAAATTCTTTGGCGTACGCTAA
- the minC gene encoding septum site-determining protein MinC, translating to MSNYILVEVNVVNRQKQQYVTIKGTKEGLTLHLDDTCSFPELLAEIEAKLTSNSNPDEAPLLGVRLRVGNRYLTNKQQEKLRNVIRSKKNFIVEDIESNVVTKEQAIQWKKESEILPVARMIRSGQVLEVEGDLLLIGDVNPGGTVKAGGNVFVMGALRGSAYAGLQGKKDAIIAASLMKPTLLSIDNTINRAPDLSEQLEGSSEMECAYIDDQEQIVIDRLQLLSQLRPMLTRLERRM from the coding sequence ATGTCGAATTATATACTTGTTGAGGTGAACGTCGTGAATAGACAAAAACAACAGTATGTAACCATTAAGGGCACAAAAGAGGGCTTAACCCTGCATCTCGATGATACATGCTCGTTTCCAGAGCTTTTAGCTGAAATAGAAGCAAAATTAACGTCGAATAGCAATCCGGACGAAGCGCCGCTCTTAGGTGTACGTCTAAGAGTCGGAAATCGTTACTTAACCAATAAGCAGCAGGAAAAATTACGAAATGTAATTCGAAGCAAGAAGAACTTTATTGTGGAAGACATAGAAAGCAATGTAGTAACAAAAGAACAGGCAATCCAGTGGAAAAAAGAATCCGAGATTCTACCTGTTGCAAGGATGATCCGATCAGGGCAGGTGCTAGAAGTGGAGGGAGATCTCCTCTTGATAGGAGATGTCAATCCTGGAGGTACGGTGAAGGCAGGCGGCAATGTATTCGTTATGGGTGCGTTGAGGGGAAGTGCCTATGCTGGCCTACAAGGCAAAAAGGATGCTATCATAGCTGCAAGTTTGATGAAGCCTACATTGCTTTCCATTGATAACACAATAAACCGCGCTCCAGATTTAAGTGAGCAACTAGAAGGAAGCAGTGAGATGGAATGCGCCTATATAGATGATCAAGAACAAATTGTCATAGACCGCTTACAATTGCTTTCACAACTAAGACCGATGTTAACACGGCTTGAAAGGAGAATGTAA
- the mreD gene encoding rod shape-determining protein MreD: MRKYILPALLLFLFILESMSVDFFGLHEIREDWIIVPRFMLIVIVLCAIYTSPYVGLICAMLFGFLYDIVYTEILGVYLFAFGVSVYIVSGILRFVNTNYLISFLLVLLSITITEHLVFGIHSLIGTTQLVHSEFLYMRVVPTLVFNAIITLILLFPIKLFMERLAIEQKDEL, encoded by the coding sequence GTGAGAAAATATATCTTACCAGCCCTGCTTCTTTTCTTATTTATACTCGAAAGCATGAGCGTCGATTTCTTTGGCCTTCACGAAATCCGGGAAGACTGGATTATCGTACCTAGGTTTATGTTGATTGTCATCGTCCTCTGTGCCATCTATACAAGCCCATATGTGGGCCTGATCTGTGCCATGCTGTTCGGCTTTCTCTATGATATAGTTTATACGGAAATCCTGGGTGTCTATCTATTTGCATTCGGGGTGTCCGTCTATATTGTTTCCGGTATCTTGAGATTTGTGAATACAAATTACTTGATATCCTTTTTATTGGTGCTACTATCCATTACCATCACCGAGCACCTTGTCTTTGGAATCCATTCCTTGATTGGGACAACACAACTGGTCCATTCCGAATTTTTATACATGCGAGTCGTACCTACACTAGTATTTAATGCCATCATCACATTAATACTACTATTTCCAATCAAACTCTTCATGGAGCGCCTTGCAATCGAACAAAAGGATGAGTTGTAA
- the mreC gene encoding rod shape-determining protein MreC — MPQFFLNKRLIILLVSLIFLVALIGFSLKERDDLTWPEQFVKDSTGFVQSIFYRPAHFVAGFFDNVGYLKDTYEENKLLRARLEEYALLETKVQKLEKENDEFREVIGELDSLRDYEPKPATVIGRNPDQWVEQITVNKGKQNGVEKDMAVVTSGGLIGKVKHANAFTSTVQLLSSLDPKNRISAYIQGEEDIFGLIEGYDEEKGALLLKRIPHQAEVKEGETVLSSGLGGVFPEGLMIGEVTEVVADEYGLTQMAYVKPAADFYNITQVMIVKRTLISGEEEPTEEAAEEGGSE; from the coding sequence ATGCCACAATTTTTCCTCAATAAAAGGTTGATTATTTTGTTGGTGAGCTTAATTTTTCTGGTGGCATTGATTGGTTTCTCTTTAAAAGAACGGGACGATTTGACATGGCCTGAACAGTTCGTAAAGGACTCGACAGGCTTTGTCCAATCTATCTTTTATAGGCCCGCACATTTTGTCGCGGGCTTCTTTGATAATGTAGGATATTTAAAAGATACGTATGAAGAGAATAAATTGCTGCGTGCTAGACTGGAAGAATATGCTCTTTTAGAAACAAAGGTCCAAAAGCTAGAAAAAGAAAACGACGAGTTTCGTGAAGTGATCGGGGAACTCGATTCGCTTCGTGATTATGAACCAAAACCTGCCACCGTCATTGGCAGAAACCCTGATCAATGGGTCGAGCAAATCACGGTGAATAAAGGGAAGCAAAACGGTGTGGAAAAGGACATGGCGGTCGTCACCTCGGGTGGACTGATCGGTAAGGTCAAACATGCCAATGCCTTTACTTCCACTGTGCAACTCCTTAGTTCCTTGGATCCAAAGAACCGCATCTCTGCGTACATACAAGGAGAAGAAGACATATTTGGGTTGATCGAAGGCTATGATGAAGAAAAAGGCGCCCTTCTGTTAAAGCGTATCCCTCACCAAGCGGAAGTGAAGGAAGGGGAAACCGTACTATCCTCCGGGTTGGGCGGTGTATTCCCGGAAGGTCTGATGATTGGTGAAGTGACGGAGGTTGTGGCAGATGAGTATGGATTGACGCAGATGGCCTATGTCAAACCAGCCGCTGACTTCTATAACATCACTCAGGTTATGATTGTAAAACGAACACTCATATCAGGAGAAGAGGAACCAACAGAAGAAGCTGCCGAAGAGGGGGGCTCTGAGTGA
- a CDS encoding rod shape-determining protein: MFGTRDLGIDLGTANTLVFIKGKGIVVREPSVVALQTDNRQIVAVGNDAKNMIGRTPGNVVALRPMKDGVIADYETTATMMKYYIKQALRNKSSFSRKPYVMVCVPSGITAVEERAVIDATRQAGARDAYPIEEPFAAAIGANLPVWEPTGSMVVDIGGGTTEVAIISLGGIVTSQSIRVAGDEMDDAIIAYIRKNYNLMIGERTAEALKLEVGSAGDTEGIEPMDIRGRDLLTGLPKTVEITAKEVAEALKDTVTAIVDSVKATLERTPPELASDIMDRGIVLTGGGALLRNLDKVISDETRMPVIIAENPLDCVAIGTGKALDYIDEFKKKSRDYR, encoded by the coding sequence ATGTTTGGAACGAGAGATCTTGGTATTGACTTGGGAACAGCCAATACATTAGTTTTTATTAAAGGAAAAGGTATTGTTGTGCGTGAACCTTCTGTTGTCGCATTGCAGACCGATAACAGGCAGATTGTCGCGGTCGGTAACGATGCAAAAAACATGATCGGTCGAACTCCGGGGAATGTTGTCGCACTTCGTCCAATGAAAGACGGAGTCATTGCGGACTATGAAACGACAGCGACCATGATGAAATATTATATTAAACAAGCTTTAAGGAACAAAAGTTCCTTTTCACGCAAGCCATATGTGATGGTTTGTGTGCCATCGGGTATCACGGCTGTGGAAGAAAGAGCGGTAATCGATGCGACTCGCCAAGCTGGCGCGCGTGATGCGTATCCGATCGAAGAGCCATTTGCTGCGGCAATCGGTGCGAACCTGCCTGTATGGGAACCAACAGGAAGCATGGTGGTGGATATTGGTGGCGGAACGACCGAAGTAGCCATCATCTCACTTGGAGGTATCGTAACAAGCCAATCAATCCGTGTAGCAGGGGATGAAATGGATGATGCCATCATTGCCTATATCCGTAAAAACTACAACCTGATGATCGGGGAGCGTACCGCAGAAGCCTTGAAGCTTGAAGTAGGATCTGCTGGGGATACAGAAGGGATCGAGCCAATGGACATCCGTGGCCGCGATCTTTTGACAGGACTTCCGAAAACAGTGGAAATCACTGCAAAAGAAGTAGCTGAAGCTTTGAAGGACACAGTGACGGCCATTGTAGATTCTGTTAAAGCGACATTGGAGCGCACACCTCCTGAACTGGCGTCAGATATCATGGATCGTGGAATCGTACTGACAGGTGGCGGAGCTTTACTCCGTAACCTGGATAAAGTGATCAGCGATGAGACTAGAATGCCGGTGATTATTGCCGAAAATCCATTGGATTGTGTGGCAATAGGAACAGGCAAAGCATTGGATTATATTGATGAGTTTAAAAAGAAATCAAGAGATTATCGCTAA